TTTGCGACGCTCTGAGCCAGGAGGCTGTTCGCGACGACAAGGGGGCAAGTGATTGTGCGGGGTCGGCCGAGGTGCGGCGTGGATACACATCCGAACCTTATATTGTTGTGTCCCGTGGCGAGGAATTTGCCGATTCCTTTGATACGCGGTTCTTTGCAAAGGCATTTCCGACGCTGTTCCCGGTCGGAAATGGAGGCCCACGGCAAGCGGAGGAGAGCGTCGCGGACACGGCAGGGGACGGGGAAATGGTCCTTGACGCGGACGCCACAGCGCGGAGTCTAGTGTCGTCCCGGAACATGAGCCTGGAGACATGGGCAGGCTTGGTTCTCCAGCGTCACGGCGGTCGCTTTGCGACACACCACGTCTTCGCCTTTCTCGTCTTTAACATGGGCGTCAGGTCAAGGAACCGCCGGGTGAGCATGCTAAGCGTGAGAAGGAAGAATTTCCGCGAAGTGGAGCGTATTGTTCGATCGCTGACCGCAGAGAGGCTGGGGGAGGCCAGGGCTGAGTTAGAGGAATCCGGGAAAACTGTCGACGAGGCAGTCAACAAGCTGTTAAGGAGCCTGTCTCTGTAAGGGTTTCGCCAGCCGATGTCAAGGGAGAATCGTTTAAGTATGCGGCGGAAGATCAAGGCCCTCGTAATTCGGTACGGCATTCCGGCCATTTGGTTCACGCTGAACCCAAATGATATCACGAACCCAGTCAAGCTCAGGCTCGCGGCACACCGCTTCCGGGACCCGGACGAGGCCGAGGCCTTCTTAACGAGTCTCGACCTGGCATACAAGCGGGCGAGGCTGGCGATTTCGGACCCTCTCAGCTCGGCAATTTTCTTCCACAGGGAGATCGAGATGTTCTTCAAGTACTATGTGAGGACAGGGGAGGACTCGGTGTTCGGGCGTATCAGTCAATACTTTGGAGCTGTGGAGACCAACGAGCGCGGCGCGCTCCACCTCCACGGCATTCTCTGGCTTCAAGGGAACATGCATCTGAGCTCCATCCTCAAAGATGTGCAGGGGGAGGACCAGGCAACATATCGTGATCGGGTGATCCAGTACGTAGACAGCGTCTTCGCGGAGGTAAGTTTCTGCCGCATAATGTCCTAATCCAATACAGTCGTTTAACACGGGGCAAACGATGCAGGACCTCGACCAAGCGGCATCCGCGGCAGTTCAGGCGGAGAGGTCTGTGACGTCAGATATATCATGGATGTTGCAGAACAGCCACCAATTTGCCGCAGCGTTCGACGAGGAGGCAAATTTCTGCGCCGGCGCCACCCAGATACACACCCACAGCCCGACTTGTGTGAAGTATTCCATTAAGAAACAAGGGAGGAAGCGTAACCTCTGTCGGTTCAAAGCGCCTTGGAGACTTGTTGAGAAGACTGCGTTTACGGAAGACGGAGTGTTGCGGATTCGACGCAGGCACGAATGGGTAAATCGTTGGAACAAGGCGATAGCTGTAGGGCTGCGGCACAACCATGACATATCGTTCATCGCGACCCAGTGTAAGACCTTGGCCATAGTCTACTACGTGACGAACTATGCAACCAAAGTGGAGGATCCCGTATGGAAGCGTGTGGCAGCTGCGGCAGACGTATTCCGCGTTCTGAAGGACTCGACAAAGGGGTCTCAGGCGGGTGTCGCGCAGGTTGCTAGCGAGGATGACAGTCGTCAGAACAAGACGCGgcagttcttgatgaggGTTGCGAACCGGATATTCACGGAGCGGCCCTTGTCGCAGGTAGAGGTCGTCGCCAATTTGCTGGGCTACCCTACCGAGTTTGCAAACAATGACGCATGGACGTTTTTAAATGCATCTTCCCTCTACTGGCACATCTTCCGACGGTGGAGCCACCTGCGAAGCGCGAGTGGTATGGAGCATGTGGACGAGCCTATGGACGAGACGGTCCTTCTGGAGGAAGCTGGGGAGAGGGTCTCCTTTGTGCAGGCATACCCGCACCGTGGCAGACTTCTGCAAGGCCTGTCACTGTACGACTATATGTCCTTGGTCAAACTGAAGCGGAAGGGCAAGAGGGCAGCTACTTGGGGCGAGCTGGAGTTTGACAGTGTCTGGCCGCTCTCGCAGATGTGGGTGCAGGCATTGCGGAGGCCGGGTAGGCATGCCGTCGTCTGTCTGGACGGCTACCTCTGCATGGAttttggcgaggaagaggagctcTATCACAGGAGGTATGTACGCCCCAGTGGCCATCAGATCTGGATTGTCGTCCAAGAGCGGCAGGGTCCGGAACAAAGATTGACATTGGTAGCGCAGGGCGGCCGTACAACATCTGGCCATCTTTGTCCCGTGGGAGTCGTTCTTGTCCGAGACGTCAGGCGATATCAATACCATTTGGGAGAGACAAAAACAGGGTCTGGCTCGCAGGGTGTCATTTCTTGTAGACAACGTTCAACTACTCCGCCGGTCCGCCGAAGACGTGAAGCGAGATGCCAGACAGTGGGCCGCCATGTCCGGAGAGACAGATCCTATGGCTGACGTGACCGAGTCGGGCATggctgatggcgatgatgagcTGGGAATAGGGTACCGGTCAGACAATATCGGCAATGCAGTTCGCCTCATTGACGTTTTCAGAAATGCGGTAGGAAGTGGTCAGATCACGACCGGATCAAAAGAAATCTCGACAATGGTGCAGGAACTGTGCCGATTTCAGGTAGCGTCCCTGTGCTCGACGGATGATCTGCGTGCCACGGTGGTTATAGAGCGAGGACCAAGAACACTCGGCCTCCGAGGACACCCGTCTTCGGGGGCAGAGATCCCGAGACAGGAACAGGTCAGGTCTATTAAATCGCAGCAAATAAGCGCGTCcaaggagagggagaggatgatCCAGGGGGTGCAGAGCctgggcagcaacaacacgaCCGGTCACAGTAGAGCTGCGTACAGTGTCCTTCACGGCTTCGGCGAGGACGACATCTCCATAACGGCCGCAGACTCGGAGACTGTCGCCGGGGCCACAGGCCCGTCAACGAGCATCGGGTTTGGGCCGGCCACGTCGTTTCTGGAGGCAGGGAGGCAGCTCGCCGTGTCCTTCACGCTCAACCAAAGACAGAGCATTGCCCTCCGACTGATATGCCGTCAATTGGACCGAGTGCGTCGCGATGAGCGAGGTACTCCCCAGCTCTGCCAATTTGTCGGAGGCGAAGGCGGCACTGGAAAGTCGCGGGTCATCGAAGCTATCGCCGCGCTGTTTGCAAGCAAAGGAATATCGCATCGTCTGCTGGTAACGGCGACAtcaggcacagcagcagcacagaTCAATGGTATTACTATCCACTCCGCGTGCAATTTGTCCAAAGGCATCTTGCGAACAAGTCTATATACGCACGTCGACGGGATTCGTTCTTCCAGCTCGGGTGACCTGTACATCGATGGCCAGGCCAGGATGGACTGGCAGGAGAAATGGCTGCTGATCGTTGACGAGGTCAGCATGCTTGGTGCGCGGACGTTACACGCCGCGAACGAGCAGCTGTGCAAGCTTCGGGGTTGCACGGAAGAGTTTGGCGGGATTCCCATTGTTGTCTTCTGTGGCGACTTCCACCAGTTCCGCCCCGTTCAAGAGAGGTCGATTCTCCTCCCAAGCGCTGCCATTCCGTGGGACGAAGAGAGAACGTTCAGGACGGAACAGAGATACCAGCACGACAAGGCGCATGCtctgtggaagaagtttACCACCGTAGTCATGTTGAATGAACAAGTCCGTGCTGCTGGGGATCCACGGCTGCGCGGGCTGCTAACGCGGATCCGGGAAGGCATACAAGACCAGACCGATGTGGATCTCCTGAACAGGACGTGTTATCAGGAAGGCAGACGGATCCCGTGGGAGTCGGGCATTACAGTAGTAACGCCGCTGAACAAGAACCGGTGGAATTTGAACGTCGAGGCCGTGTTGTCTTTTCAGAAGCAACGGCAGGCACCGATGCGAATCTTCATTTCCGAGCACAAGTGGAAAGATGGGCAACCtacagaggaggaggctctcatgatgatgggctaCGGTGACGACAGCGCGATACCGGTTCCTGCGATCTTCATGTTCGTCCCCGGCATGGCTGTCGTCGTGAACCAGAACACCCATCAAGGCCTGAAAGTAGTCAACGGATCCAGATATGTGGCATTAGATGTcattctggacaagaagTACCCAGGCTATCGCATCTCCCGTGATACCACCCTCCACTTTGGCCCCCCGGCCGGGGTCCTGCTAGCCTCCGAGTCAACAAGAGACTTGCACTTCGTAGGCATGCCACCCGGAACCGTCCTTCTTGCACCCATCAGCACAAAGATAGAGTGTCAGAGCaagcggccatggcaacaaTGCGACGTTACTCGTCGGGGATTACCCTGCGCA
This DNA window, taken from Pochonia chlamydosporia 170 chromosome Unknown PCv3seq00026, whole genome shotgun sequence, encodes the following:
- a CDS encoding ATP-dependent DNA helicase PIF1 (similar to Metarhizium robertsii ARSEF 23 XP_007826337.2); translated protein: MRRKIKALVIRYGIPAIWFTLNPNDITNPVKLRLAAHRFRDPDEAEAFLTSLDLAYKRARLAISDPLSSAIFFHREIEMFFKYYVRTGEDSVFGRISQYFGAVETNERGALHLHGILWLQGNMHLSSILKDVQGEDQATYRDRVIQYVDSVFAESFNTGQTMQDLDQAASAAVQAERSVTSDISWMLQNSHQFAAAFDEEANFCAGATQIHTHSPTCVKYSIKKQGRKRNLCRFKAPWRLVEKTAFTEDGVLRIRRRHEWVNRWNKAIAVGLRHNHDISFIATQCKTLAIVYYVTNYATKVEDPVWKRVAAAADVFRVLKDSTKGSQAGVAQVASEDDSRQNKTRQFLMRVANRIFTERPLSQVEVVANLLGYPTEFANNDAWTFLNASSLYWHIFRRWSHLRSASGMEHVDEPMDETVLLEEAGERVSFVQAYPHRGRLLQGLSLYDYMSLVKLKRKGKRAATWGELEFDSVWPLSQMWVQALRRPGRHAVVCLDGYLCMDFGEEEELYHRRAAVQHLAIFVPWESFLSETSGDINTIWERQKQGLARRVSFLVDNVQLLRRSAEDVKRDARQWAAMSGETDPMADVTESGMADGDDELGIGYRSDNIGNAVRLIDVFRNAVGSGQITTGSKEISTMVQELCRFQVASLCSTDDLRATVVIERGPRTLGLRGHPSSGAEIPRQEQVRSIKSQQISASKERERMIQGVQSLGSNNTTGHSRAAYSVLHGFGEDDISITAADSETVAGATGPSTSIGFGPATSFLEAGRQLAVSFTLNQRQSIALRLICRQLDRVRRDERGTPQLCQFVGGEGGTGKSRVIEAIAALFASKGISHRLLVTATSGTAAAQINGITIHSACNLSKGILRTSLYTHVDGIRSSSSGDLYIDGQARMDWQEKWLLIVDEVSMLGARTLHAANEQLCKLRGCTEEFGGIPIVVFCGDFHQFRPVQERSILLPSAAIPWDEERTFRTEQRYQHDKAHALWKKFTTVVMLNEQVRAAGDPRLRGLLTRIREGIQDQTDVDLLNRTCYQEGRRIPWESGITVVTPLNKNRWNLNVEAVLSFQKQRQAPMRIFISEHKWKDGQPTEEEALMMMGYGDDSAIPVPAIFMFVPGMAVVVNQNTHQGLKVVNGSRYVALDVILDKKYPGYRISRDTTLHFGPPAGVLLASESTRDLHFVGMPPGTVLLAPISTKIECQSKRPWQQCDVTRRGLPCAAAFACTDYKVQSRTLDQVALELRGTRTTNIDGKAVPAQCDPYSLYVQLSRSRSLKGIMLLSKARGKDFIGNKVPDNMVAAEQELEVLSETTIKEAECWDWTE